One genomic segment of Falco peregrinus isolate bFalPer1 chromosome 7, bFalPer1.pri, whole genome shotgun sequence includes these proteins:
- the LATS1 gene encoding serine/threonine-protein kinase LATS1 isoform X3 has translation MKRSEKPEGYRQMRPKTFPASNYTGSSQQMLQEIRESLRNLPKPSDAAKADHSMGKMLSEDPRQGRNPPKFVTYHKVLQEIRNSLLPFANETTSAVKGTSEVNRQMLQDLQAAGFDEDMVIQALRQTNNRSIEAAIEFISKMSYQDPRREQMVAAAARPVNAAGTVQQSVNRKQSWKGSKESLVPQRHGPSLGDGVVYRSESPSSQPDVGRPLSGSGIAAFAQAHAGNGQRVNPPPLPQIRSVTPPPPPRGQTPPPRGTTPPPPSWEPNSQTKRYSGNMEYVISRISPVPPGAWQDGYPPPPMNPPPISSSTQGQRGMSAVPIGRQPIIMQSSANSKFNFPSGRAGMQNGNCQAEFIVHQNVVSGNSVSRQPPPYPMNSANRQSPTALQMQTGGSAPPSAYTNGNLPQAMMVPNRNSHNMELYNTNVAGIPASWSQPSPVQPQSSPGNGHDMPTWQPNVPVRSNSFNNHHGNRQSHSSSSQPSATTVTAITPAPIQQPVKSMRVLKPELQTALAPTHPSWMPQPVQTIQTIPFSESPSTNMAVMSPVAEAPNYQGPPPPYPKHLLHQNPSVNLYETGPKLSKEEPPVLSKEDENEKNYECIDLTDKEKKQITTSPVPVRKNKKDEERRESRIQSYSPQAFKFFMEQHVENILKSHQQRLHRKKQLENEMMRVGLSPEARDQMRKMLCQKESNYIRLRRAKMDKSMFVKIKTLGVGAFGEVCLARKVDTNALYATKTLRKKDVLLRNQVAHVKAERDILAEADNEWVVRLYYSFQDKDNLYFVMDYIPGGDMMSLLIRMGVFPENLARFYTAELTCAVESVHKMGFIHRDIKPDNILIDRDGHIKLTDFGLCTGFRWTHDSKYYQSGDHARQDSMDFSNEWGDPANCRCGDRLKPLERRAARQHQRCLAHSLVGTPNYIAPEVLLRTGYTQLCDWWSVGVILFEMLVGQPPFLAQTPLETQMKVINWQTALHIPPQAKLTPEASDLIIKLCRGPEDRLGKNGADEIKAHPFFKTIDFSSDLRRQSAFYIPKIAHPTDTSNFDPVDPDKLWSDDDKDGNRNDTLNGWYKNGKHPEHAFYEFTFRRFFDDNGYPYNNPKPIEYEYGSSQNSEQQSDDDDDDEQAGRGIQNRDLVYV, from the exons ATGAAGAGAAGTGAGAAGCCAGAAGGTTATAGACAAATGAGGCCTAAGACTTTTCCTGCCAGTAACTAtactggcagcagccagcagatgCTACAGGAAATAAGAGAGAGCCTCAGGAATTTACCTAAACCCTCAGATGCTGCTAAAGCTGATCACAGCATGGGCAAAATGTTATCTGAAGATCCTAGACAAGGCCGAAATCCCCCGAAATTTGTAACATACCATAAAGTTTTGCAGGAGATAAGAAACTCACTTCTGCCATTTGCAAATGAAACAACCTCAGCTGTTAAAGGAACATCAGAAGTTAATCGACAGATGCTGCAAGACTTACAAGCTGCTGGCTTTGATGAg GATATGGTTATACAAGCTCTTAGACAAACTAACAACCGTAGTATAGAAGCTGCCATTGAATTCATAAGTAAAATGAGCTACCAGGATCCTCGTCGGGAACAGAtggttgcagcagcagcaagaccTGTAAACGCAG CAGGGACTGTACAGCAGTCGGTTAACCgcaagcagagctggaagggtTCTAAGGAGTCCTTGGTTCCTCAGCGGCATGGCCCTTCCCTGGGAGATGGTGTAGTTTATCGCTCAGAaagtcccagctctcagcctgaTGTAGGAAGGCCATTATCTGGATCTGGCATTGCAGCATTTGCTCAGGCTCATGCTGGCAATGGACAAAGAGTGAATCCCCCGCCTCTACCACAGATCAGGAGTGTcactcctcctccacctcctaGAGGACAGACACCCCCTCCAAGGGGGACTACTCCTCCACCTCCTTCCTGGGAACCAAACTCTCAAACGAAGCGTTACTCTGGAAACATGGAATATGTGATCTCCCGTATTTCTCCAGTGCCACCGGGAGCGTGGCAGGATGGTTATCCACCTCCACCTATGAATCCTCCACCCATTAGTTCTTCCACACAGGGCCAGAGGGGCATGAGCGCTGTCCCCATTGGCAGACAACCAATAATCATGCAGAGTTCTGCCAACAGCAAATTTAACTTTCCTTCAGGAAGAGCTGGAATGCAAAATGGCAATTGTCAGGCAGAATTCATAGTTCACCAGAATGTGGTGTCTGGGAACTCGGTGAGTCGCCAGCCACCCCCATATCCCATGAATTCAGCTAACAGGCAAAGTCCCACAGCGCTACAGATGCAGAcaggaggatctgctcctcCTTCAGCGTACACCAATGGGAATCTTCCTCAGGCAATGATGGTGCCGAATAGAAATAGTCACAACATGGAACTTTATAATACAAATGTAGCTGGAATACCTGCATCCTGGTCACAGCCTTCCCCTGTGCAACCGCAGTCATCACCTGGCAATGGGCATGACATGCCTACGTGGCAACCCAATGTTCCTGTACGGTCAAATTCTTTCAACAACCATCATGGCAATAGGCAGAGTCACTCTAGCAGCTCTCAGCCTTCAGCTACAACAGTAACAGCTATAACGCCAGCTCCCATTCAGCAACCAGTAAAAAGTATGCGTGTGTTAAAACCAGAGTTACAGACTGCCTTGGCACCCACTCACCCCTCCTGGATGCCACAACCTGTGCAAACCATTCAGACCATTCCCTTCTCTGAGAGTCCATCTACAAATATGGCAGTTATGTCTCCTGTTGCAGAGGCTCCAAATTACCAGGGTCCCCCACCACCTTACCCAAAACACTTGTTACACCAGAATCCCTCTGTCAATCTGTATGAGACGGGACCCAAGCTCAGCAAGGAGGAACCACCTGTTTTGTCCAAGGAGGATGAGAATGAAAAGAATTATGAATGCATCGATTTgacagataaagaaaagaaacaaattacgACATCACCTGTTCCTGttagaaaaaacaagaaagatgaagaaagaagagagtcTCGCATTCAAAGCTATTCCCCTCAAGCCTTTAAATTCTTCATGGAGCAGCATGTGGAGAATATACTGAAATCCCATCAGCAGCGTTTGCATCGGAAAAAACAACTAGAAAATGAAATGATGCGG GTTGGATTGTCACCAGAAGCCCGAGATCAAATGAGGAAAATGTTGTGCCAGAAAGAGTCTAATTATATTCGGCTGAGAAGAGCTAAAATGGACAAGTCTAtgtttgtaaaaattaaaaccctgGGAGTTGGTGCGTTTGGAGAAGTTTGCCTAGCAAGAAAAGTGGATACTAACGCTTTATATGCAACAAAAACTCTAAGGAAAAAAGATGTCTTGCTTAGAAATCAAGTTGCTCATGTTAAAGCTGAGCGGGATATCCTTGCAGAAGCTGATAATGAATGGGTGGTTCGCCTGTACTATTCATTCCAAGATAAGGACAATTTGTACTTTGTAATGGACTACATTCCAGGAGGTGATATGATGAGTCTCCTAATTAGAATGGGTGTCTTTCCAGAAAATCTGGCACGGTTCTACACAGCAGAGCTGACCTGCGCAGTTGAAAGTGTTCATAAAATGGGCTTCATCCACAGAGATATTAAACCTGATAATATCTTGATAGACCGCGATGGTCATATTAAATTGACTGACTTCGGGCTCTGTACAGGTTTTCGATGGACCCACGATTCAAAATACTACCAGAGTG GTGATCATGCGCGTCAAGACAGTATGGATTTCAGCAATGAATGGGGTGACCCAGCAAATTGCAGGTGTGGAGATCGGCTGAAGCCACTTGAACGAAGGGCTGCACGTCAGCATCAGCGCTGCCTGGCCCATTCTCTTGTTGGCACGCCCAATTACATTGCACCAGAAGTATTGTTACGAACAG GTTACACACAGTTGTGTGACTGGTGGAGTGTTGGAGTAATTCTCTTTGAAATGTTAGTGGGGCAGCCTCCATTCCTGGCACAAACACCACTGGAAACACAAATGAAG gtTATCAACTGGCAAACTGCACTTCATATTCCACCTCAAGCTAAATTGACTCCGGAGGCCTCTGACCTTATTATTAAACTCTGCCGAGGGCCAGAAGATCGTTTAGGCAAAAATGGTgcagatgaaataaaagctcatccattttttaaaacaattgaTTTTTCAAGTGATCTACGGAGGCAGTCAGCTTTCTACATTCCCAAAATTGCTCATCCTACGGACACGTCAAACTTTGATCCAGTTGATCCAGATAAATTGTGGAGTGATGATGATAAGGATGGGAACAGAAATGATACACTTAATGGGTGgtacaaaaatggaaaacaccCTGAACATGCTTTTTACGAGTTCACCTTCCGAAGGTTTTTTGATGACAATGGCTACCCATACAACAATCCAAAGCCCATTGAGTATGAGTATGGCAGTTCCCAAAACTCAGAACAGCAGtcagatgatgatgatgatgatgaacaGGCAGGTAGAGGAATTCAAAATCGTGACCTGGTTTATGTTTAG